The Ptiloglossa arizonensis isolate GNS036 chromosome 13, iyPtiAriz1_principal, whole genome shotgun sequence genome window below encodes:
- the LOC143153644 gene encoding uncharacterized protein LOC143153644, whose amino-acid sequence MAHPSNPRLMNRVLEAVEHLCGAKGSTARDILDFLRETSRSTSRNLTMQVQRALKHAVNAGLLRQRSGRYKLLFTLNPASARQAAIESNNERTLKGMMMLDTEKPTVRRTSSDSREGNRGKGKRKSQHRDRKRKRGRSRQKRRRRRSGSSKEDVSLEHIGKVRNLKYKEKGERDRSPRRRISDSRLKADIGNASSSPSNRKRGKVKSRDQEYYSDLSDNSDYDDRKTRGRRKTPARQEVKYNENGKSCRRSASRNRSPQRQQSQQLQPKHSRDDVKSNKTDSDDRGNVDRNDVPDQDTEKDREPNNSGSNSNPNDTRCSNCTNTTTNTNEYILQTQTTIRFNIYLIPRHASRAWELIHIGINENVFGSIPSLPTKETLLEFKADEMLHRNGLSFTVANTPNPEITTN is encoded by the exons ATGGCACATCCTTCGAATCCACGATTAATGAATCGTGTCCTCGAAGCAGTGGAACATCTATGCGGGGCTAAAGGATCGACCGCTCGAGACATCCTCGATTTCTTACGAGAAACATCGAGAAGCACGTCGCGAAACCTAACGATGCAG GTTCAGCGGGCTCTGAAGCACGCAGTAAACGCCGGACTCCTGCGGCAACGAAGCGGTCGTTACAAGCTACTGTTCACGTTAAATCCGGCATCGGCCAGGCAGGCCGCTATCGAGAGTAACAACGAAAGAACGCTGAAAGGAATGATGATGTTggacacggagaaaccaacCGTCAGGAGGACCAGCTCCGATAGCAGAGAGGGGAACAG AGGGAAAGGGAAACGGAAGAGCCAACACCGCGATAGAAAGCGCAAACGAGGCCGGAGTCGTCAGAAAAGACGGAGACGTCGAAGCGGATCCTCAAAGGAGGACGTATCTTTGGAGCACATAGGAAAGGTGCGCAATCTGAAGTACAAAGAGAAAGGGGAGAGAGATCGGTCACCGCGACGCAGGATCTCCGACAGCAGGTTGAAAGCTGATATCGGGAACGCGTCGTCGTCACCGTCCAATCGTAAAAGGGGCAAGGTGAAGTCGAGAGATCAGGAATACTATTCCGATTTATCGGATAACAGCGACTACGACGATCGAAAGACCAGAG GAAGGAGGAAAACACCGGCGCGTCAAGAAGTTAAGTACAACGAGAACGGGAAATCGTGCAGAAGATCTGCTTCTCGTAATCGTAGCCCGCAAAGACAGCAGTCGCAGCAATTGCAGCCGAAACATTCGCGCGACGATGTGAAAAGCAATAAAACGGACTCGGATGATCGCGGGAACGTCGATCGTAACGACGTGCCCGATCAAGATACCGAGAAGGATCGCGAGCCGAATAATAGCGGAAGCAACAGCA ATCcgaacgatactcgatgttCGAATTGTACCAACACTACAACAAATACCAACGAATACATCTTACAAACACAAACGACAATTCGGTTCAATATCTATTTAATACCCCGACATGCCTCACGTGCTTGGGAATTGATACATATTGGGATTAATGAGAATGTTTTTGGGTCGATCCCATCGCTACCTACTAAAGAAACATTATTGGAGTTTAAAGCCGACGAGATGTTACATCGAAACGGATTATCCTTCACTGTGGCAAATACTCCGAATCCCGAAATAACCACCAATTAA